Proteins co-encoded in one Myripristis murdjan chromosome 4, fMyrMur1.1, whole genome shotgun sequence genomic window:
- the gpr52 gene encoding G-protein coupled receptor 52: MNQSELTTDPMPTANSSLGDIFPGRASNHSCPLGWGQNEGLEACVLETAVIVLLTVLIIAGNLTVIFVFHCAPLLHHYTTSYFIQTMAYADLLVGLSCLVPTLSLLHYPASVQEPITCQVFSYVISVLKSVSMACLACISVDRYLAITKPLSYNQLVTPCRLRGCITLIWVYSSLVFLPSFFGWGKPGYHGDIFEWCAHSWPTSALFTGFVVCLLYAPAALVVCFTYYHIFRICQQHNREISERRARFPSQEMEASEGSGGGHQGGHGPDRRYAMVLFRITSVFYMLWLPYIIYFLLESSHVLDSPALSFVTTWLAISNSFCNCVIYSLSNSVFRLGMRRLSQTICSFSHCAADDRDFGEPKPRKRANSCSI, encoded by the coding sequence ATGAACCAGTCTGAACTGACAACGGACCCAATGCCCACTGCCAACAGCAGCCTGGGTGACATCTTCCCTGGCAGGGCCTCCAACCACTCCTGTCCCCTGGGCTGGGGCCAGAATGAGGGCCTGGAGGCCTGTGTTTTGGAGACGGCCGTCATCGTACTTCTAACAGTTCTCATTATTGCAGGGAACCTGACCGTCATCTTTGTGTTCCACTGTGCCCCTCTGCTTCACCACTACACAACCAGCTACTTCATCCAGACCATGGCCTACGCTGACCTGCTGGTGGGTCTCAGCTGTCTGGTACCCACTCTGTCTTTGCTTCACTACCCAGCAAGTGTCCAGGAGCCCATCACCTGCCAGGTCTTTAGCTACGTCATCTCTGTTCTCAAGAGTGTTTCAATGGCCTGCTTGGCTTGCATTAGTGTGGACCGCTACCTGGCCATAACTAAACCTCTATCCTACAACCAGCTGGTGACACCGTGCCGGCTACGTGGCTGCATCACCCTCATTTGGGTCTACTCCAGCCTGGTCTTTTTGCCATCTTTCTTTGGATGGGGCAAGCCAGGCTACCATGGGGACATCTTTGAGTGGTGCGCCCACTCTTGGCCCACCTCTGCCCTCTTTACAGGCTTTGTGGTATGCTTGCTCTACGCACCCGCTGCGCTTGTGGTCTGTTTTACCTATTATCATATCTTCCGTATCTGCCAGCAGCACAATAGAGAGATCAGTGAACGACGGGCACGTTTCCCCAGCCAGGAGATGGAGGCCTCCGAGGGCAGTGGTGGAGGCCATCAGGGAGGACATGGACCAGACCGACGCTATGCCATGGTGCTCTTCCGCATCACCAGTGTTTTCTATATGCTGTGGCTGCCCTACATCATTTACTTCCTGCTGGAAAGCTCCCATGTGCTGGATAGCCCTGCCCTCTCCTTTGTCACCACCTGGCTAGCTATTAGCAACAGCTTTTGCAACTGCGTCATCTACAGCTTGTCCAATAGTGTGTTCCGCCTAGGCATGCGCAGGCTCTCCCAGACGATTTGCTCCTTCAGCCACTGCGCTGCTGATGACCGGGACTTTGGAGAACCTAAACCAAGGAAGAGGGCAAACTCATGCTCCATTTGA